Genomic DNA from Cucumis melo cultivar AY chromosome 10, USDA_Cmelo_AY_1.0, whole genome shotgun sequence:
TACTATTGGGCGATTGGAAGGTGGTGGACAGTTTCTTGCCACTTGAGCTGGGTGGTGTTGACGTCATACTTGGTATGCAATGGTTGCATTCTCTTGGAGTGACTGAAGTGGATTGGAAGCATTTAGAGATGTCCTTTCAGCACGGAGGAAGAAAGGTCATAATACGTGGAGACCCAAGCCTTACTAAGAAGGGAGTCAGTTTGAAGAGCATGATGAAAACTTGGGAAGGAGACGACCAAGGTTTTTTGGTGGAATGCCGATCTATTGAGGGGAAGGTACCAGTGGCAACATTTTACGAAGAAGAGTATGAGACAACCGTAGATAATTCCATTCCTCCATTGTTAAAGAAATTTTTAGATGTGTTTGAATGACCAGAAACTTTACCACCCAAGAGGGGGATAGAGCATCACATACATTTAAAACAGGGTACGAACCCAATCAATGTGAGACCCTATCGTTATGCACATCAACAAAAAAAGGAGATGGAAAGATTAGTTGACGAAATGTTGGCTTCTGGAATAATTCGACCTAGCACCAGCCCATATTCAAGTCCTGTGCTGTTAGTAAGGAAAAAGGATGGAAGCTGGAGGTTTTGTGTTGACTACCGAGCGCTCAATAATGTCACCATACCAGATAAATTTCCAATTCCTGTCATTGAAGAGCTGTTTGATGAGTTGAATGGTGCAAACATGTTCTCCAAGATTGATCTTAAAGCCGGCTACTACCAAATACGAATGCACCAAGAGGATGTGGAAAAGACAGCATTTCGCACTCATAAAGGCCATTATGAATTTCTGGTCATGCCCTTTGGTTTGACTAATGCACCTTCTACTTTCCAAGCTTTGATGAATGCCATTTTCAGGCCGTATATGAGGAGGTTTGTATAGGTTTTCTTTGATGACATCCTAGTATATAGCAAAGGATTGGAAGAACATATACAACACTTGGAAATGGTGTTGGAAATTCTGAGAGCAAATGAGTTGTATGCTAATCTAAGAAAGTGCAGTTTTGCTAAGGAGAAAGTGAATTACTTGGGACATGTTATATCTGAAAAAGGAGCGGAAGTGGATCCCGAGAAGATTAGGGCTATTAGCGAATGACCTATTCCAACCAATGTGCGTGAGGTAAGAGGATTTCTGGGTTTAACCGGATATTACCGTAGATTTGTGCACAATTATGGCAGCATAGCAGGGTCACTTACTCAACTATTGAAGAATGGGAGTTTCAAGTGGAATGAAGAAG
This window encodes:
- the LOC127151355 gene encoding uncharacterized protein LOC127151355, which gives rise to MWENGEEFEIIEEDGEEEVADENVIEVGAVKNLNIELSINSVVGLTNPGTMKVKGKVKDEQVVVLIDCGATHNFISEKLVTNLNLPLKATTNYGVILGSGAAIKGKGICGKVEVLLGDWKVVDSFLPLELGGVDVILGMQWLHSLGVTEVDWKHLEMSFQHGGRKVIIRGDPSLTKKGVSLKSMMKTWEGDDQGFLVECRSIEGKVPVATFYEEEYETTVDNSIPPLLKKFLDVFE